One Ranitomeya variabilis isolate aRanVar5 chromosome 4, aRanVar5.hap1, whole genome shotgun sequence genomic window, CGGATACCTTGATAACAAGGGGGTTGTTTGATTTCCCCTGGTTCCTTCCGAAGGGGATTTAGCTAcattccacttcccagttccggtttggaacttgcagctctcaggCACCCCTTTTACCCTCAGGTCAaatcaggtactgcacctagggtaattagtcgccagaaaggctgcctgctatgtactggttattgggcacactgcagagaggacgatataactactcccactcaggtgggaacaataattatctatGCCGCCGGTCACTGCAAAGACgcccaattgcacagaacaaggTCGCTGCAATCAGCTCCGATTTTcaccaaaggttaacgggtccagagccaacccaaatcagtagcgttatTCACCTCAGAGGACCCACAGTTGTATAGAGCATGGAGACAAGTTAGTAAAATTAtaaattttactccataaaagataggcagtatttacaaaaatattaaaaagatattataaagaagacgaaTCATGTGTATAtcgcaattacaaataaaaagtgaTTAACGTTGAAAATTGACTTACAATTCTTCTATATCATCAATGGTACACTGTATCCTGACTGGAggaggggaccttccccacttattctcacgtcagattgcacagcctgtcgtagctgaatccccAGCAAAAGACACTGCAAGAATCCTGCTTTACACAGATATTCCCTGCCTAAAGCCCAGGCACTCCcaatgtggtgacatcacttaggggctgaaaccttcccttttcttacaatatgaaaactattttttatgcATAAATTGCTGTGTGAACCTCACATAAGTACGACAcgatgctcatgatgttccccacgTCAGGGGCGTTCTGTTAAGTGTAAATATGAAGCCATTACATGAACTGCTTAAGGAGAAATCCGGAATTTGCACTCGTTGCGCATAGTTGCTCGCGCTTTCAGTGGCCGATAGGTCTACCGATAGACATCCGGAATATGTAATTCGTATAGTTCCAGCCCAAATCGGTGCCGCATAAGTGTAACATTAATACGACAAAGAAACTCATGTCTTACACCAGTTCCAACAagtactagatgggaggagggacGAGTGAGCAGCCTTCGCAGAAACTGCTATTTGCCGGGGGCAATAAAAAATTTTCTTCACGCACACACAGGCAACCAGCAGAGAAAAGAGGGGGGGGCGGAATAGCCCGCAGCGTGTGTCTTATAAAGCTAGGCAGACTCAAACAtgacatattcacattatcgtgacaatgTATATAtcaggatgtggatgaggggaccatataccaggatagaAGATATCAAGTAcaaaatttaccacattttttgcttcagtttttatttccctaatttcctcctttaaaacctttgtgagtcttatggtctggtgcgtcttatagtccgaaaaatatgttatttcatgcaataaaatgcaatttaattatgcaaaaatcatacaatgttatcacctggcttttatttttagattctgtctcttataGTTGAAttgtaccttaaaaaaaaaaaaaaaatgcaagtttgtAGCTGGAAGAACTTCCAAAAATCGGTATAGTATCCAATAGTTATTTTCTCCATTGTATATATTTTCTCCAGGTCAGAGCTAGTTTTGACAGTGAACAAAAAAATTCTCTCAAGTAATTCATTCTTTACACTCTAGGAATGTTAATGACTTCTCGCTGTGTGggatttttttatgtttaaaagggttgttctccacttggacaatcccttctcaaGTCTTATATTTGATCCtgtcaaaataaaaataattattcaaaCCTTCCATGCAGATgcagttccagcagtgtcagcacttgcgTTCATGAAGCTCATGTGAGTTTGTCACGTCATGCGagccctgtggccaatcagcgctgATGTCACTGTCCCCAACTTCAAATCAAACAATAGGAGGAAGTAGAGAGCAGTCGCAGCTCTGGTTTCCTGTTTATGTACAATACttccaaaggcggggacagtgaagccagcaccgattgggcgcagggcttgtgtactgtaacaacctcacatgaatcCTGACACCACTGAATTGGCGCTGGCAAGGGAGCTGTGTACGAGTATTTTTGTTTTAACGAGGCCAAACATAAGGAATGAcaaggtgttgtcctagtagtaAGACAACTGTTTTGAGAAGTTACAATCTTTGGTTAaatatttccaacattctgaacatgaaaaaggcttctcccctgtgcaacttctctgatgtttattaaagaGTTGAATTccatataaaacatttcccacattaggaacaggaaaaaggcttctccgctGTGTGACttttctggtgactaacaagatttgatttccgattaaaacatttcccacattctgaacaggaaaaaggcttctccgctGTGTGACttttctggtgactaacaagatttgatttctgattaaaacatttcccacattctgagcaggaaaaaggcttctcccctgtgtggattctctggtggccaTCAAGATGccctttctgattaaaacatttcccacattctgaacatgaaaaaggcttctcacctgtgtgagttctctggtgcttaacaaaatttgatttgtggttaaaatatttcccacattctgaacaggaaaaaggcttctcccctgtgtggattctctggtggttatcaagatgcgctttccaattaaaacgtttcccacattctgaacatgaaaaagccttctcccctgtgtgagttctttggtgtctaacaagtttcctcttctggttaaaacatctcccacacttggaacaagaaaatctattctctgctgtgtgaattttttgatgcttaAGAAAAGATTCTTTGAGGGGAAAATGATTTATATATTCTAAAAGTGAAAATGGCTTCTCTACTTCAGGACCAacttgttttttaatgcttattttgtgactttgattttccttagtagtcggtaatgaatcagaagacaggacctgtttcaagagATCAGACGATAGATCCTTGCTGCGAAGGgacgatggtatatctggagtaatggcattcacttcaattgtatcctgtgggatctcaagattatctgatttaaaaactgaagatgtcagctgcccCTCGGATCGCCTGGTGcagtcatctgttaaaaataaaaccaattagttttcataaaaaaatccttgaattttacatattttaacatttgtacgtaaactgtccacaacatgacaagttatgttgaatacgtaattattcactaagacaatgacagcttacagtctaatagaaaacctcataggatgaaccagtagagtgtggtgttcaactgttggTCCATTCTGCCTCCGAAATATAGAGCAAAAagtcaccaaacaatgttatgttgaGGAAAATTATACCAATGAACCTTCTACTCATCTccccaaaaaaacaagtccccactcaggtccatcatctgtcagtgaaaaacaggtttctacattacaagtggctcaaaggctcttgaaaagcaccatggcttccatacaccaatccagcaatatccgctctctcaaagtcaaattttcccctcgcttctgagccttgcagtgtgcccaaaccacatttagcatccatgtataaagcacgtgtaaagcgccatggaataaatggagctataaaaattaataatgataataataatgtatttggcattactatagtgagaagaacccacttaatttacaatgtgtgtgtctcctggagcacaatctgggcactgtgtTGGGTactaaaatggcatatttgcaattttcactctccaacatccactgcgtgctaATTTCTAGAAAGTGGCTCTGGGGTCAACATAGTCACTACTCCAATACATTAATCccctgagggttataatttccaaaatgaagtcaattTATGGGGATTCCTACTGttctggttttctgccattttctcatattagggcttctgcatatggcaTATGTCCTATCTCCTCTTGGATCTGCTCCTGTGATGTCTGGTTCTGTTACCAGGCACGACCTTACTCATTCTACAGGCGGCACTGGTAATGGAGGAGACATCGAAACCAGAAGCTTTGGGCAACGCAGGCTCTGCCctgccactaagattagggtgcctgggatttgtagtaccatccagtctggcagtatggatgtgtgttgtccagctccctgctccagccagttggaaagcaccacaccctaccAAAGCTCGAAGCATATTGCTGGAAGCTGTCAGATACAGCCTTCTCCTCTGGTTAATTCCTCTGTGCTCATCTCCCGGCTTGTTTATTTGTTAACTGTTGTGACCTCGGCTCacttactgactactcttgtgtcttctgattttgtattttctctgctctcCTGGTACTGACCCGATTACCTGACTATTCTTGCTACATCTCGCATCACATAACAGACGGTAACACCATGGCcaaagcctaggggtctctgtctAGGTACAGACCCATGTAGAAGGGTTAAAGTATGATGAACAAGGCGATCCCTAGGATCCGTAAAATGGAGTAGATAGCGACAAGTCCTTTCATGGTGGCCATCTTTTGAGCTTCCAGGTGACCACGAACAGTGCCCCCAATGCATCGTATCTGCAAACTATTTCTGCAAGATCTGCAGTCAAATAGCTAAATAGcttcttaaccctgccatgtgcccagacagtagtgtacaattgtatatagGGTGCTGTCAGATTCAAGAGAaggtggaaaataatttgtaaggtccatttgtttcctattatcatttgtgaagaattccaaagtgATCACCACAAAGTGACACACATCAGGTTCGAAAAATTGGGTCCTGATTAGGAACAAAAAAGGACTGCAGGAAGTGGTTAAGTCAAAGGATTTGAGCAGTAACTACTGTAGTAAAACACTGTGACTGAAGACGATAACACATTTACTGAAATAATCAAACTCATcagtcttcatcagtaataaatgagtaactagtggagaaacctctctggggtaattagagtatggggctcagTGGCTCTGTCAAGCGAAACTATTATAAGGGCCAATGGTAGATGTCAGatcagtttcaagaagaaatattagacattcaaatactttttttataccagtttagagctgatgtgtcaaagtttggatggaggagaatgttgaggtctagaggcaaaatggtgaacaCCCGATTGTGAtatggccggactacaccaccgataaagcagccacagccggtgactgagaagaatatgtgacttctctgcatttagtggtcactactcacctgggtagtcatatgtaggaatctcctctttacaccgctcatcacccctcacatatgtctctgtagtattaatatgggtcagatcttcactctGAAAAACATCGTAATAGTCACAGACAGATGAAGAGAAGAgatagtcacatctatgatcagctctaatcctgccatcagtTCCGCCATCAGAGCATTACAGCCCTTACTGGCGAATAGGGCCTGGCGAGCAGAGAGGGCCCGCAGCAGGCCGCCTCTCCTCTACGGGCCCCAGCAGCTCAACTGATCATGCATCGTCAGACGCACggcaagttaaaatctgttgccttgCGGGAGATCAcaagctggcagctgatgtcagagggCACGATGCCGGCGTATAATGACACTCACATATGATGGCACACTCCTCAGATGTATCAGGTGGAGGACAGCGCTGGACCTCAGCCAGGTcaggataaacttttttttttgtaaagctgcagtatgacgctgtattatactactatgggggtgcattatactactatggggctgcattatactatgaagtgcattatactgctatggaggtgcattgtactaatatgggggtgcattatactactatgggggtgcattatactcctaaggGGATGCATTATTCAACTATATATGACTATAGGATGCATTACACAGATACAGATTCAGAGTTTTTCAatgagtgggcagtgggactgtggaaggttcgagagttGAAGGCGGAGCTGGGGGGTGTAGCCTGGGCAGAGTCCCAAGTGGCCGGAaagttttgccagtatgggacaccgaaattcctggtggcagccctgcctgccATCTGCACCATTCTCAtttcacaagtataaaacatataatactggtgaataaaacaagactgagcacaagaccttcacagccgtctacttatcataggagagatctcatgacaccttctctccatctacctgatgatcctgaggaacattgggatcttcttgtttatagtcctgtggaagaagaggacggggacatctctctggtgttgtcatcttactggatacatctggaggaaacacatacagggactgaattcattatttacatacagataattatagacaATGTGTATTTAGtcttgtctattacctggtgatgtgaggggctggggaacctccatcatgacgtccttgtacagatctttgtgtccttctaaatactcccactcctccatggagaaatagagggcgacatcctgacaccttataggaacctgacacatacaatgataccgttatCCCCCGAAACCTTCACAGTgtaactgtataatgtcccagcagtgtcacctctccagtcagcagctcaatcatcttgtaggtgagttctaggatcttctggtcattgatgtccccaTGTATCAGGGGCTGAGGTGGAGGCCTTGGGATTggactcaggggtcttccccatccctcagacacagggtcctgacagcgttcactagaggtcttcttcactactgtgtaatcctggttatggagagacacattaataaatctcactacagacatttctagagtcctcacctctccaggtctgtccatctgttattcccatagataagaatgatgtaatgtgacgtcatcagaatctctcacctctccagtaagccggaagaggatctctagggtgaggtgtaatatcctctccgccatcttgtatctgtccatatccatctttgatgggtaaagcaggaaaattctcttatatagatcttcactgagaggatctgatattgtagagacctgaatgagaagatgagccgatgtaacatcataaaaatcccgtgtaataatacaattactggagataagggaaacatatgagattgattattttacaatatttagttttcttctttacatctactaataaaacctatttacactgctcaaaaaaataaagggaacactaaaataccatatcctagatatcactgaatgaaatatttcagctgcaaatttttattcattgcatagtggaatgtgttgagaacaataaaacataattatcaatgtaaatcaaaatgaatatcccatggaggtctggagttggaatgatactcaaaatcaaagtggaaaatccaattacaggctgatccaacttcagtgaaaatgcctcaagacaaggaaatgatgttcagttgtgtgtgtgttgcctccatgtgcctgtatgacctccctacaagcctgggcatactcctgatgaggcggcagatggtctcctgagggatctcctcccacacctggactaaagcatccgccaactcctgaacagtctgttgtgcaacgtgaTGTTGATGGATCATGCGAgacttgatgtcccagatgtgttcaatcggattcaggtctggggaacaggagggccagtccatagcttcaatgccttcatcttgcaggaactgttgacacactccagtctggcattgtcatgcatcagaaggaacccagggccaaccgcaccagcatatggtctcacaagaggtctgaggatctcatctcggtagccTATGGCACTcagtctacctctggcgagcacatggagggctatgtggccctccaaagaaatgccacccctcacaattactgaccccctgccaaaccggtcatgctggagggtgttgcaggcagcagatcgctctccaaggcATCTCTAGACtccgtcacatctgtcacatgtgctcagtgtgaacctgctttcatctgtgaagagcacagggcgccagtggcaaatttacctggtgttctgtggcaaatgccaatcgtcctgcacggtgttgggctgtgagcacaacccatgaGGAAAATCACAGCTAGAATAAGATTGTTCCTGTACAGAAAAATTGAACAAAGAAATTCACCGTGTAAAAAATGTACTAAAACAATTACCTTTAATTATGTCTTAACGCAGTAAGGCGATAACAAGGACCACTACCACCATTTAAAAGATACCAGGAGGTGCCTGTACCTATcactaaactgaactgttcctacctaccagcagaggttggcaccctacacctgcACAATGGCGCCCCCGATCACTGTCGACTGTCCCTCCTACCCCTATCCAGCCCTGTGGGATGGGGAAAGGAATAGGAGGAGAGATACTGAAATGAGAGTTTGTTTGGACAGTATACCACAATTATAGTGACTGAAGAAATTGCTAAGACCGGCACAATAGCAACATGGATCAACATGCACCGTATCATGCAGCACACTATGAAGGGGTATCGTTTCCTTATGTGCTTGAACTCTAAACCCTGCTATTGTTTCGGTCATAGCAATTTCTTCAGCAGCTAAGTAGTCTCTTTATACTATGTATACTTtattcactcctgatgaaccttgaAAGGGGAAAGGCGTTGAGTGTGTTTCAGAGCTcttaggtttgtttgttttttttataagttCTTGATTTGATGACATGTACCTGTTCTTTAACACGCAGCTGAGCCTTATGTGGTTTTGAATATTTTTGGGcttattgcttaacccctttctgccatcagacgtactgtcccgtccatgtgacctgggacttcatTCCCATGGACGGGACAGTCTGTCATACCCAATCAGCTGCActcagggggagcgcggccaatcgcagacgagtgtcagccgattatcacagctgacatccggcactgtgaccgctcctgacactttaacccccgaaacactgcgatcaaacattcaGGTGGCACAGGGAATTATCACGCAGGAAGGAggcctccctgcgtgcttccctcagaccctcggaacgcgatgtgatcgcgttgctccaagggtctccttcgttctcctccctgcagaccccagatccaagatggctgcgggggtcCTTCCATGTCCTGCAGGGAGGATGGCTTacaagcaaagtgtcagatcagcgatctgataatatatagtgatgtaagtagaaaaaagttaaaaaaaattaaatatatacactgtaaaaatatatatataaaaaaaaaacctaaataaagaaaaaaaaaatattgttccaataaatacatttctttatgtaaataataaaaaaaaaatcaataagagTACACATATCTAGTATTGCCgcttccgtaacaacccgacctataaaactgtcccactagttaaccccttcagtgaacacagtaaaaaaaaaaaaccacgaggcaaaacacaatgctttatcatcataccgccgaacaaaaagtggaataacacgcgatcaaaaagacggatataaataaacatagtaccgctataaaacgtcatcttatcccgcaaaaaaaatcgagccgccatacagcgtcatcagcaaaaaaataaaaaagttatagccctcagaataaaccgatgcaaaaattattttttatataaaatagttttaattgtataaaagcgccaaaacataaaaaaattatataaatgaggtatcgctataatcgtactgacccaaagaataaaaaactgctttatcaatttttccaaacgcggaatggtataaacgccccccccccccaaaaaaaaacaaaaaaaaaacaaattcatgaattgctgttttttgttcatgctgcctcacaaaaatcagaataaaaggcaataaaaaaaaatgtcacgtgcccgaaaatggtaccaataaaaacatcaactcgtcctgcaaaaagcaagacctcacgtgactgtggaccaaaatttggaaaaaatagaattattcttaccgttaattcggtttctaggagccttccacgacagccaccaggaggttgtctccataccctaatgggggacaggaagcacgagaggttaaaagcccctcccacctcccattaaccagtgacttacaactgaacccatagcaccggttaccttttaggttctcagaaaaaatttatccaagaacatcgggagggaattaatgctgtcgtggaaggctcctagaaaccgaattaacggtaagaataattctattttctctagtagccttccacgacagccaccaggaggaatgccaaccaattctgtatttagggggGGACCACTGCCTGAAGAAcctttcggccaaaggcaagatcccggttggaccagaagtccaatctgtaatgcttagtaaaagtgtgcaaggaagaccatgttgctgccctgcaaatctgctccgttgaagcaccagccctttcagcccaagagacagacgtagatctggtggaatgagcttttAGGCCCGCAGGAATAGCAATATTCTGAGATAGGTATGcttcagaaatggctttctttatccagttggcaatggtactcttcgctaccttcttgcccttatttctgccagaaagatgaacgaagagatttttGTCAATTCTGAATGATTTAGTATGTTCCAAATAGTATAGCACTATACGCCGTACGTCCAAGGTATGAAATTTGTGTTCTTCCGGAtttgaaggattgtgacagaacgatggaaggactatatcctgtgatcgaTGAAATTCTGACACTACCTTCGGGAGGAAACATGGATCAGTTCGGAACACAATGGAGTCGTCTCTTATGGTAAGATAAGGCTCTCTCACTGAGAGGGCTTGTATTTCTCCCACTCGCCTAGCCGTAGAAATTGCAACCAAGAAGGCTGTTTTGCAGGACAGAAGCTGTGAGGAACAAGATGACAAAGGCTCGAATGGAGGAGCCGTAAGGCCCTTTAGAACTatatttaagtcccatgatggtacGAAAATTTGTTTTCTTGGGCAATGCCTTGAGGCTGCGACCATGAACCTCTTTACCCAACGATGATTGGCAAGGTCTTGATCGAAGACAGAGCTCAAGGCTGACACTTGAACTTTCAAGGTACTTGGCTTCAGCCCCAACTCTAAACCTTTTtgcaaaaaatctaatatctgCGAGACattaggatggaaagggtcaggTTTATGAGGATGACACCACGAGGAGAATCTATTCCAAATTTTCCCATATATGGCGTTTGTGACGGGTTTTCT contains:
- the LOC143768012 gene encoding oocyte zinc finger protein XlCOF7.1-like isoform X11, encoding MWRSVLEVSTISDPLSEDLYKRIFLLYPSKMDMDRYKMAERILHLTLEILFRLTGEDYTVVKKTSSERCQDPVSEGWGRPLSPIPRPPPQPLIHGDINDQKILELTYKMIELLTGEVPIRCQDVALYFSMEEWEYLEGHKDLYKDVMMEVPQPLTSPDVSSKMTTPERCPRPLLPQDYKQEDPNVPQDHQSEDLTHINTTETYVRGDERCKEEIPTYDYPDDCTRRSEGQLTSSVFKSDNLEIPQDTIEVNAITPDIPSSLRSKDLSSDLLKQVLSSDSLPTTKENQSHKISIKKQVGPEVEKPFSLLEYINHFPLKESFLKHQKIHTAENRFSCSKCGRCFNQKRKLVRHQRTHTGEKAFSCSECGKRFNWKAHLDNHQRIHTGEKPFSCSECGKYFNHKSNFVKHQRTHTGEKPFSCSECGKCFNQKGHLDGHQRIHTGEKPFSCSECGKCFNQKSNLVSHQKSHTAEKPFSCSECGKCFNRKSNLVSHQKSHTAEKPFSCS
- the LOC143768012 gene encoding oocyte zinc finger protein XlCOF7.1-like isoform X10: MWSVALRVEVSTISDPLSEDLYKRIFLLYPSKMDMDRYKMAERILHLTLEILFRLTGEDYTVVKKTSSERCQDPVSEGWGRPLSPIPRPPPQPLIHGDINDQKILELTYKMIELLTGEVPIRCQDVALYFSMEEWEYLEGHKDLYKDVMMEVPQPLTSPDVSSKMTTPERCPRPLLPQDYKQEDPNVPQDHQSEDLTHINTTETYVRGDERCKEEIPTYDYPDDCTRRSEGQLTSSVFKSDNLEIPQDTIEVNAITPDIPSSLRSKDLSSDLLKQVLSSDSLPTTKENQSHKISIKKQVGPEVEKPFSLLEYINHFPLKESFLKHQKIHTAENRFSCSKCGRCFNQKRKLVRHQRTHTGEKAFSCSECGKRFNWKAHLDNHQRIHTGEKPFSCSECGKYFNHKSNFVKHQRTHTGEKPFSCSECGKCFNQKGHLDGHQRIHTGEKPFSCSECGKCFNQKSNLVSHQKSHTAEKPFSCSECGKCFNRKSNLVSHQKSHTAEKPFSCS